One Nicotiana sylvestris chromosome 12, ASM39365v2, whole genome shotgun sequence genomic window carries:
- the LOC104225508 gene encoding uncharacterized protein, producing the protein MVTSWILNSLSKDIADSVDYVNDSIELWKELEDRYDQTNRAKMYQIQKEIDDLSREVLDITGYTKMKKLWELLNTLSIKTHCSCVCICGAKERMHKVEQYRRFIQFLMGLNEVYTVVRGSILMMNHLSSMAQAFALLIQ; encoded by the coding sequence ATGGTCACCTCGTGGATCTTAAATTCTCTGTCTAAGGACATCGCTGATAGTGTTGACTATGTAAATGACTCTATTGAGCTGTGGAAGGAACTGGAAGATCGATATGATCAGACTAATAGAGCTAAAATGTATCAAATTCAGAAAGAAATTGATGATTTGAGTCGGGAAGTGCTTGATATTACTGGCtacacaaaaatgaagaaactcTGGGAGTTATTGAACACTCTTAGCATCAAAACTCATTGCAGTTGTGTGTGTATCTGTGGGGCGAAGGAAAGAATGCATAAGGTAGAGCAATATAGAAGGTTTATACAATTTCTAATGGGACTCAATGAAGTCTATACGGTTGTTCGAGGAAGCATACTCATGATGAATCATTTGTCGTCCATGGCACAGGCATTTGCCCTTCTGATACAGTAG